One window of the Macaca thibetana thibetana isolate TM-01 chromosome 1, ASM2454274v1, whole genome shotgun sequence genome contains the following:
- the BCL10 gene encoding B-cell lymphoma/leukemia 10, producing MEPTAPSLTEEDLTEVKKDALENLRVYLCEKIIAERHFDHLRAKKILSREDTEEISCRTSSRKRAGKLLDYLQENPKGLDTLVESIRREKTQNFLIQKITDEVLKLRNIKLEHLKGLKCSSCEPFPDGATNNLSRSNSNESNFSEKLRASTVMYHPEGESSTTPFFSTNSSLNLPVLEVGRTENTIFSSTTLPRPGDPGAPPLPPDLQLEEEGTCGNSSEMFLPLRSRTVSRQ from the exons ATGGAGCCCACCGCGCCGTCCCTCACCGAGGAGGACCTCACTGAAGTGAAGAAGGAC gCCTTAGAAAATTTACGTGTATACTTGTGTGAGAAAATCATAGCTGAGAGACATTTTGATCATCTACGTGCAAAAAAAATACTCAGTAGAGAAGACACTGAAGAAATTTCTTGTCGAACATCAAGTAGAAAAAGGGCTGGAAAATTGTTAGACTACTTACAGGAAAACCCAAAAGGTCTAGACACCCTTGTTGAATCTATTCGGCGAGAAAAAACACAGAACTTCCTGATACAGAAGATTACAGATGAAGTGCTGAAACTTAGAAATATAAAACTAGAACATCTGAAAG GACTAAAATGTAGCAGCTGTGAACCTTTTCCAGATGGAGCCACGAACAACCTCTCCAGATCAAATTCAAATGAGAGTAATTTCTCTGAAAAACTGAGGGCATCCACTGTCATGTACCATCCAGAAGGAGAATCCAGCACGACACCCTTTTTTTCCACTAATTCTTCTCtgaatttgcctgttctagaagTAGGCAGAACTGAAAATACCATCTTCTCTTCAACTACACTTCCCAGACCTGGGGACCCAGGGGCTCCTCCTTTGCCGCCAGACCTGCAGTTAGAAGAAGAAGGAACTTGTGGAAACTCTAGTGAGATGTTTCTTCCCTTAAGATCACGTACTGTTTCACGACAATGA
- the LOC126943135 gene encoding translation initiation factor IF-2-like isoform X2: MPLLPGPGARAAPPRPGWGLRSPGNGGKEEAERVGRKTAAPSGTEGLGGSKRSASGPAPGVDGAANLRVATRSSEECSFPLLEPQAQDRPAARPLAEPALSLRQPIGASPRADPVPAPDRSLSGGSTHNGRFLKPRLRRSSDLTLLPSLECSGAISAHSASTAQAILPPQPPSSRDSRRAPPTSPGGD; the protein is encoded by the exons ATGCCGCTTCTTCCGGGTCCGGGAGCTCGAGCTGCGCCGCCCCGCCCTGGCTGGGGGCTTCGGTCTCCCGGTAATGGGGGAAAAGAGGAGGCAGAGCGGGTCGGGAGAAAGACGGCAGCCCCTTCGGGAACAGAGGGACTCGGGGGGTCAAAACGTAGCGCTTCCGGCCCCGCCCCTGGGGTCGACGGCGCCGCAAACCTACGCGTCGCGACGCGGAGCTCGGAGGAGTGTTCCTTCCCTCTCTTAGAGCCTCAGGCGCAGGACCGCCCCGCAGCGCGTCCCTTGGCAGAGCCCGCCCTGTCTCTGCGGCAGCCTATTGGCGCCAGCCCGCGGGCCGATCCTGTTCCCGCCCCCGATCGGAGCCTTTCGGGTGGCTCCACCCACAATGGGCGTTTCCTCAAGCCACGCCTGCGCAGGTCGTCG gatctcactctgttgcccagcctggagtgtagtggtgcgatctcggctcactccgcTTCcacagctcaagcgatccttccacctcagccaccaagtagcagggactccaggcgtgcaccaccaaccagcccag